The Prionailurus viverrinus isolate Anna chromosome B4, UM_Priviv_1.0, whole genome shotgun sequence genome has a window encoding:
- the LOC125169597 gene encoding 40S ribosomal protein S3-like, with the protein MAEQISEKRKFIADGVFEAELNKFLTQELAKGGSSRVEVQVTPTRTEISILAIRAQNDLGETGWQIQELIPVVQQRFGFPEGSIELYAEKVATGGLCAIAQAVSTL; encoded by the coding sequence ATGGCAGAGCAAATTTCCGAGAAGAGGAAGTTCATCGCTGATGGCGTCTTCGAAGCTGAACTGAACAAGTTTCTCACTCAGGAGCTGGCTAAAGGCGGCTCGTCCAGGGTTGAGGTCCAAGTTACACCAACCAGGACAGAAATCAGTATCTTGGCTATCAGGGCACAGAATGATCTGGGTGAGACAGGCTGGCAGATCCAAGAGTTGATCCCTGTAGTTCAGCAGAGGTTTGGTTTCCCCGAGGGCAGCATAGAGCTTTATGCTGAGAAGGTGGCCACAGGAGGTCTGTGTGCTATTGCCCAGGCAGTCTCTACGTTATAA